From Luteolibacter arcticus, one genomic window encodes:
- a CDS encoding PA2928 family protein, which produces MKKILTILLVLGGAALFWMGRWQSQLTLSTPEILGGPVRLKDDQGDRLYYLTSQWEKRISRVGSRSTSSRRTTSWLHIDLWAIDAATAQPVFRKRLKKDKAHGDSSAMGLEQGVLWARIPELAGIRLADGVIVADAAKIEARNPSLAGLMPKPPGVGMFLPESMQPLAFDPDAGMIVRLDDARKVRIDPVTLEATPYVPLSEEKKREAKASKDGVEKATVRAKVERLSNGMEWRAMVRGVTMPRPDGEQDWLGLLSESELAEATERKTVSSQMNFTEPMRHRLYRARFKNVQDFLGVGFRFLDPSPLPESPEFLMAGLLTQDAPTWDQQSALWRRNPDSVFVLSRDRLGEAGRMQIARISGPAGRPVWSKALPLSAMSTWLPAERHALMLGPDPSAQHSPMAEEGENTVMQIVSIDLDTGEIKSFNPDFHRDWPAEDLTQQKP; this is translated from the coding sequence AGGATGACCAGGGCGACCGCCTTTACTACCTCACCAGCCAGTGGGAAAAACGGATCAGCCGGGTCGGCTCCCGCTCCACCTCCAGCCGGCGGACGACGAGTTGGCTCCACATCGACCTCTGGGCGATCGACGCGGCGACCGCGCAGCCGGTCTTCCGCAAGCGGCTGAAGAAGGACAAGGCCCATGGCGACTCGAGCGCAATGGGTCTGGAGCAGGGCGTCCTGTGGGCGCGGATCCCGGAGCTGGCCGGCATTCGTCTCGCCGATGGCGTGATCGTGGCGGACGCCGCGAAGATCGAGGCGCGCAATCCCTCGCTCGCAGGGCTGATGCCGAAGCCGCCGGGGGTCGGGATGTTCCTGCCGGAGTCCATGCAGCCGCTGGCTTTCGACCCCGACGCCGGGATGATCGTGAGGCTGGACGACGCACGGAAGGTCCGGATCGATCCGGTGACCTTGGAAGCGACGCCGTATGTGCCTCTTTCCGAAGAGAAGAAACGCGAGGCGAAGGCCAGCAAGGACGGAGTGGAAAAAGCCACGGTGCGGGCCAAGGTCGAGCGCTTGAGCAACGGCATGGAGTGGCGAGCCATGGTGCGCGGCGTGACCATGCCGCGGCCGGATGGCGAGCAGGACTGGCTGGGCCTGCTCTCGGAATCCGAATTGGCGGAAGCCACCGAGCGGAAAACGGTCAGCAGCCAGATGAACTTCACCGAGCCGATGCGGCACCGGCTGTATCGGGCGCGGTTCAAGAACGTCCAAGACTTCCTCGGCGTGGGGTTTCGATTCCTCGATCCCTCGCCACTGCCGGAGAGCCCGGAGTTCCTGATGGCCGGGCTGCTGACGCAGGATGCGCCCACTTGGGACCAGCAGTCCGCCTTGTGGCGGCGGAATCCGGACAGCGTGTTCGTGCTCTCGCGCGACCGACTTGGCGAGGCCGGGCGCATGCAGATCGCTCGAATCTCCGGACCGGCAGGCCGCCCGGTCTGGAGCAAGGCACTACCCCTTTCCGCGATGAGCACCTGGCTGCCGGCCGAACGCCACGCGCTGATGCTCGGTCCCGACCCCTCGGCCCAGCACTCACCGATGGCGGAAGAAGGCGAGAACACCGTGATGCAGATCGTGTCGATCGATCTCGATACCGGTGAAATCAAATCCTTCAACCCCGACTTCCACCGCGACTGGCCGGCGGAAGACCTCACCCAACAAAAGCCATGA
- a CDS encoding DUF5069 domain-containing protein, giving the protein MSTNTIHQDVRTLAKDLSIGYPRSPRTKLAGYVLAARALDKCRAELAGTQGEYHYACPLDSMFLDFSGIDPGAFKQAVAEGRSDEEMERWIREHATNSSKEEVIRWNNGLRDKRISELDTELQTYLEEYIDKNIPGRVVYHWFDVYDIEEKRLDAPVISDR; this is encoded by the coding sequence ATGAGTACGAACACCATTCACCAAGACGTCCGCACCCTCGCCAAAGATCTGAGCATCGGCTACCCGCGCAGCCCGCGGACGAAATTGGCAGGCTATGTCCTCGCCGCCCGCGCCCTCGACAAGTGCCGCGCCGAACTCGCCGGCACCCAGGGTGAGTATCACTACGCCTGCCCGCTCGACAGCATGTTTCTCGACTTCTCGGGGATCGATCCGGGAGCCTTCAAGCAAGCCGTGGCCGAAGGCCGAAGCGATGAAGAGATGGAGCGCTGGATCCGCGAGCATGCGACCAATTCCAGCAAGGAAGAGGTCATCCGCTGGAACAATGGCTTGCGTGATAAGCGCATCAGCGAACTCGATACGGAGCTTCAGACCTACCTCGAGGAATACATCGACAAGAACATCCCGGGACGAGTCGTTTACCATTGGTTCGACGTCTACGACATCGAGGAGAAGCGCCTCGATGCCCCCGTCATCAGCGACCGTTGA
- a CDS encoding DUF2945 domain-containing protein: MKPESLHKGDKVEWETSQGKTQGKIVRKLTAPRMIKGHKVAASKDGPQYLVESEKSGEQAAHRPEALTKRKAPSSKS; this comes from the coding sequence ATGAAACCGGAATCGCTTCATAAGGGAGACAAGGTCGAGTGGGAGACTTCCCAAGGCAAAACGCAGGGGAAGATCGTGCGGAAACTCACCGCGCCGCGCATGATCAAGGGTCACAAGGTGGCTGCTTCCAAGGATGGCCCGCAATATTTGGTCGAAAGCGAAAAGTCGGGCGAGCAAGCCGCCCATCGTCCGGAAGCGCTGACGAAGCGGAAGGCACCATCATCGAAAAGCTGA